In the Enterococcus rotai genome, AGAAATTGTTGGGGCTTTATTCTTACTCAATAGGTTATTGACAAGATTAAAGATAACCAATACAGCAATGTTTGTGATAACCAAAAAGAATAATAATGTTAAAAAGAAGCTTCCCCATAACGAAAGAGCATCGACCTGAATTGAATGCAGTTTATTTAAGTGACCTAAGTATAAATAAAAGAAAACTGCTACATTTGAAATAAGTAAAACTAGTGCTTTTTTTGATTGGTAAATCATGATGAACCTCCTAAATAATAGTTGTTTTGTTCAACCTATTTTAATTATTAAATACGCTAAAACCTCAAAAAGATGAACCCTTGGTGTGTAAATAGTTTCTGTTTGAGTATTTTATTTTTGTATAAATGTTTATTCAGGTTGTTAAAACGTTTATACATACAATAACACACAAAAAAAGTCGTGTCAAAACATTTTGACACGACTTTTTTAATTTTAACTATGCAAATACCAGTTGATTAATGTAATCACCCAAATATGTAATGGATAGAATACATAAAATAAATATTTAAAGAACGGATTATTGCTGCCTTTTTGACCGTTATATAAATGAATAAAAGGAATGACTGTCAGAAATAGAAATTCTGGATTTCCTTCAAGCTGTACTTTGATCATCTCAAAAGAATATTCGGGTAAACCAAGTAGAGGCATGATGATCAAAGGAATTGCCAAAATAAGATAAGAAATATTTCTTTTTTTCGCATTGTCTCTGAAGAAATAACTTAGTAGCATAAATGGTATAACCACAAGCCCGCCTTCTGCGGGAATCAAGCCTAAAGTAGTAACCAAGGTCAAAATAATTACTAAAAGTGTTGAGGTTATTTTAAAGAAAGGTTCCTTTATTCGTATAGCAAAATCGATTAGTGTTAAAATCGTCACACCAATAGCTAAGGTAAGAAAAATGTTATTGTAAGCATAATACATCGGCTCTTTGATGAGCAGAGTGTTGATCAAAGCATTACCTGTAAACATGATAGCAGTCCAACCGTAAAGACGCATTAAATATTTTTTTCGACTGCTTGTATAATGGAAGCCTTCTACTGCCATAAAGGCAAAAAATACAGCAACGCAGCGGGTCAACATATGGATCGGTGTACTGAATTGTGGTGGTAAAAGTGGAACAAGATGATCAAGTAGCATCAAGCCCATCATAATCAGTTTCAATTGATTTCCGTTCATTTTATTCTCCTAATTAATTGTTATTTTATTACTTTTTATAGTATAAAAAAAATAACTGTTTTTGGCGTGGGAATCAACGAACAATTGTCTTACAAAATTGAGAGTGAGAAGTAAGATGAACGTTTATTACAACAATTTACTTCTGATAGAAAAAAACAAATCAATCAGCATTTGAAGGCTCAAATGGTATTTCCATTACTTTAAAATTATGATAAGCTTGAGTATAGGTTGGTTAGCGATTAAAAAAGGAGAAAAAAATGAAAAAAACTGTATTATTTTATGGGGTATTGGTATTACTATTAGGAGGCTGTGCCGCAAAAAGTGAATCTGACTCTGCATCTAGCAGTTCAGTCAAAGAGGCAAGTGTATCCAGTACAACGAGTGAAAGCTCGACTAAGGAAGCGGAATCTACTACTAGTACAAAGAAGCGTAAATCAAAAAAAGTAAAGACACCTTCTAGTACAACTGAAAGTAGTAAGAAAGAAACAGTGAAACAAACAGAGGCAAATGGGCAGCTTTTTGTGCCTAATCCAGAAGAAGATGATGAAGAGGTTTATTATGAGTCATCAGGAGATGGGAACATATCAGCGTTTGTTCCAGATTATTCACAATATGATAAAGAACAAGTGATCAGCAAACTAGGGGAACCAAGTCAGATCATCACAGATAGTGCAGCGATTCGCGATCGATTGGAAGAGAGCGAATGGCAATTGATCAAGGAACAGTTTGATCTAGGTAAGTTAACTGAAGGACAAGCAAAAGCCTTTATGTTTGCTACGAAAGATTTATCATTAGCAGCAGCGATAAGTATGGAGCTAGAATTATTAGTGTACGATGATCAAAGCAAACCTAATGTTTATCTATCAGAAAATAGCGTTAAGTTTATTACACCAATGACAGACTATATTGAGTTTACTGGGAAAATCAATACTATATAAATTAATTTAAAGAGAGAGACTAGCAATGGTTTTCTCTTTTTTTTTGCTATGATAGCAATTGTTTATCTGGAAAATCTATGCTATTAATTAACTATTAAATCGAAGATGAAAGAAGTGGCTGTATGTGAAAAGTAATTATTTATGTGAATACCAATCAAATTTATTCAGTCTGTCACAACAAGAACATGAGGAGCAAATCAAGATCATTCAGTTGTTTGTAGAAAATGGCCTGATAAAAATCGGTACAAAGACCTATCCGATTGTGTATGGGGATGTTTATTTTATAAATGCTGGGGAAGGCTACTCTATTGTTGAAATAGAAGAAGAGCTAGTACAAAATACGATTATGATTTCGGCTGATCATGTAAAAGAATTAGCCAAAATGTTGGATTTTGAATCTGAATATTATAAAATTTTTGAAAAAAAAGGTCATTTTCATGTGGCATCTCCTCATTACAAAGCGATTGATCGGCGTTTTAAAGAAGCCTTTAGTGTAGCTGCAGCAGACAAACCATTTTCAAAAGCGTTATTTGTTTCACGAGTATTTGAATTGCTCAACTATGCTGTTGTGGCTCTAGAAAAAAGAAAATAAAAAAGTTGAGAATAATTGTTGACTCTCCCCTAGCTGGAACCTATATGATAAGTTTGTCTCGAGACAAGTAAAAAAATAGTTGCTTTGAAACAAAGTGAATAAAATGAACTGATGTTGAAAAGTACAAGGTGAAGCGAAGCGGAATGGTGTCACCATATCTAGCTACGTGAGCTAGACTTTCGGAAAAAAGATAAAAATTGAATGTGACTAAGAGCGTCACAGTCAATTTTTCCTATTTTCGTGTCAAGGCTGGACAAGCTCTTTCAGCTTTTAATGTTATCTAGCTGCACGGGCTAAACTCTATGAAAAAAGATAAAAGCTATCTGTGACAAAAAGCGTCACAACTATCTTTTCCTATTTTTCTACGAGTTTAAACGAGCCCGTTACGCTTTTAAATTAGGAGGTAATCATGTTATCAATTGGTGATTTTTCAAAGGTTTCCCAGGTTACGCCCAAAACACTACGCTATTACGATGAAATCAACTTACTAAAACCAACGTCTACAGATGTTAAAAGTGGTTATCGTTATTATGATGTAAGTCAGCTTGAAACCATTCTTTTGATCAAGAGATTGAAAGAATATACATTTTCCTTAGAAGAAATTAAACAAGTTCTTGAAAGTAAACAGGATCAAGAACTGTTACAGGTAACGATCAATAAAAAGAAAAAGGAAATCAGCCAAAAGATGCAGAGTTATTCCCGATTATTGGAGCGTATCACTGATGATTTATCGATATTAGAAAGGGGAAATAAAATAATGTCTTATTTGAACACAATTGAAGTTAAACTTACAGAAGTACCAGAAATGAATCTTTTATATCTTAGAAAACAAATGAATGTCAATGAATATGGTCGCTATATAGGAGAACTGTTTGGTCGTCTGACTGCAGAAAAATTTACGCCCACAGGACCGCCACTAACAATTTACCATAGTCCAGATTTTGATCCAGAAAATACCGATATGGAATTAGCCGTACCGATTGTTGAACAAAATGAGCAAACGAGAACTTTTCCTGTGAGTCTATGCGCAGTGTCTACGTATACTGGTCCTTATACAGAATTATCTTCAGTATATAGCAAGATTTTAAAATGGATCGAAGAACAAGGGTACATAATGAATGGAGCACCATTTGAAATCTATCAAACAGATCCTAATACCACTGCACCTGATAAAAATATAGTTGAGATCTATTTTCCAGTAGCACTTTGATAAAATCAAGTTGAATAATGTCATTTAACAGTGATCCCTCAGATTATTAGTCTGTGGGGTTGCTGTTTTATTTGTAAGAACCAAGTTAAAAAAGGTTTAAAATAAGCCTTGAAAATCATTTTAATAGGCATTACTCTTATTCATGAGAACGATATTGATCAATAGCCTCTCAAAATTAAAGGAGGACACAACACATGAACATTGAAACAATACCCAGCCAACGAATTTTTTATATAAGAAGAATTGGAGAATATGGTACTGGAAATTTGAAGCTGATGACAACCTTAAAAGAACGACTAAAACAAGCAAATCTGTTTAATGAGGATCTAGTTATTTATGGAATTGCCTGGAGTGGACCAAACACGCCGAAAGAACAATGCGTTTATGATGTTTGTGTAACTGTATCAGCAAGCCAGAAAAAGATTGAAGGAATGGAAGAATCTGTACTCGAAAGTGGTAAGTATGCGATTTATAAAGTAAAACATACTAAAGAAGCCGTTCAAGCTTTTTGGATGGAGTGGGGGCAATCAGATATTCAAAATAAACAATCATTTGTAGTTGATTTTGATCGTCCCATTTTAGAACGATATCGTGTAAAACAAATTGATACGGGGTACTGTGAGTTTTGTGTACCGATTGATTAATTAGAAATTTGAGCTGAAGAGGTAGATTTTTCTTTTTGCAGGACTAACAACTTCAGCTCAACTTTACGTTATTAATTAAATTTTAGTCAAAAATTCTTTCGATTTCTTTTTGTTTGTGGACAATAAATTCCAACATATCGCGATTTGCTTTGGCTAGTTTTTTAAACGTCAGATCATCATTATCTCTATCACCAAAATAGGTTACACAAATCATTTGAATCCCACAAATAACGTAAAATACAGCAGATTTTTCAGCTTTTGTTAATGGATTTATTTGGTCGTAACTTTTCAAAATCAATGTGAGGAGCGGCAACCAGTCATCATAACGGTCTGAGGTCATTTGGCTTAAGATGCTCGTTGCGCAATAGCAAGGATCAACCAAACGAATATTCTGTTCAACTAAGTCGAAATCAATAAAGCCATTGACTTTATTCTCTAAAAATAAAATATTCTCGAAGTTGGGATCACGATGAATCATTTGGACTGGGAGTTCTGTATAAAGTTTGCTAAATATTGTTATATAATTGTTGAAAAAGAGTTCTGGAATGGCTAAGTTCCATTGCTTTACCTGATTTTCTACATCAGGTAGAGCCCATTTTTTTACTGTTTCAAATAAATTAGAGGGATCGCATAAAATTTGTCCTTCTAACGCTATAAATGCGTTATGCAACTGAGCAATCGCTGTGCCATAAGCAATTGGGTAGAGCTCTTTTTGGAAAATAGTATCGACTGTTAATGGCGACCCTTTGATTCCTTTTTTCAGAACCAACAAAGCTTTATTCTCAACGAACGACTGCCCGTTGATTGTTGGGATCGGTATTGAGGAGGCAAATCCTTGTTTGGCTAAAGCTTCAGCAATGGCAATATTTTTTAACTCACCGTTGCGATCCATGGTGTGGTGTAAAAATGCATCAGAGCCTATTTTCCAAACCATTTTTTCTTGTTGAATCCCATTGATCGTTGAGCATTTTTCAATGGTTGTCACAGGATCGATCAGCCAATTGTTTAAAACCGTTTTAATTTCGTGTTTATTTAAATTCATTAATAGAATCTCTCTCTCTTTTTTTTCATTAAGTTCATTTTTGTAAATTGCCAGATACCGTTTAGGAGAACAACCATACTCTTTTACAAACGCTTTATAAAAGCCTGCGTAGGTATCAAAGCCATATAAAAAGGCTGTATCGATCGCTTTTTTTCCAGAAGCAATTTCATAGAGTACTTTTTTTAATCTTCGATTTAAAATATATGCGGATAAAGACATTCCGACAGCAGCAGAAAATTGTCGATAAAAATAATAGACAGAATAACCTACTTGATTAGCTAAGCATTCGGCTGTAAGTGAGTTATCCAGATTTTTTTCAATATCATTTAGTACTATAGTCAACAGTTCTGGCGGCATGATTGGTCTCCTCTTTTCATGAATAATTACAGTATACATGATTTCTACAAGGAAAAGATTTCCTCTAGTGCGTAATTTAAATTTTGCAAAAACTATTGACTATATTTGGTTTTCGTGATAGATTGTTTAAAAATATATGAGAAAAAAATGAAAAAATACTGACCAGAATAGTAGATGAGTTGCTTCGTTTTAGAGAGTTTCCGGTTGCTGTAAGGAAATAGCGAAGGATCATTGAACACGCCTGTGAATTATTTTTCTGAAATCAACCGTTTAGCTTAACGAAATTAAGTTCGTTTTCTGAATTCAGTAGGAAAAATCGGAGAGCCCGTTATCGCTTCTTAGTTTATCTAACTAACAGAGGTTTTTACTGTGAAGTAAAAACAAATCTGAGGTGGGACCACGTGAAACTTATTCTCGTCCTCTTGGCTTATTTGCCAAGGGGACGATTTTTTATTAGTTGGCTAGTAAGTATAGAGGGAGAACGAAGTGGGATGTTGTTACTGTATGTTATCTAGCTTCGCGGGCTAGCACTACGCTCTGCTCCGATCTCAACAATTCCTAAGAGCTAAAGCTCTAAGGATTGAAGGTCTTCGGAAAAAAGATAAATTCTAAATGAGGCAAAAAGAACCTCAGTTAGAATTTCCTATTTTTCTGTCAGAGCTGGACGAGCCCGCTACGCTTTTAAATTTAGGAGGAAAGCATATGAAATGGAATCGTAGTTTACCGTCAGGTACAAAGGATAAGTTATTTCGAGAAGCTAATGGTGCCTATCAATTAGAGCAACAAGTTAATGATATCGTGAAAAAAAGAGGGTACCAGCGTATTGATACGCCAGTGATCGAATTTGAAGATGTGTTTTATAGTGAAGAAAAAAATGAGAAAGAATTTTATCGTTTTTTTGATAAACAAGGTCGCTTACTTGTTTTACGGCCAGATATGACTATGCCAATAGGGCGTGTAATTGCCACAACAGGAATTCAACCACCACTTAAACTATCTTATAGTGGAAAAGTCTTCCGTTCAAACGATGATATGTTAGGGGAACAAAATGAACTGACACAAGCTGGTATCGAATTGATTGGCTATTCCTCTTTGAAAGCAGAAGTTGAATGTCTCTCTTGTGCTGTTGAAATTTTAGAGGAACTAGAGATACCTAATTTTCATTTTGAGTTAGGTCATGCACAAATTTTTCGTTTGATTGTAACATCACTGGGATTAGACGAGACAGCAAAAACAGAACTTCAAACGTATTTTAATCATAAAAGCTTAACAGATCTTCAACGATTCGTTGCTACTTATCCTAGTGAATTAGATGCATTT is a window encoding:
- a CDS encoding MerR family transcriptional regulator, which translates into the protein MLSIGDFSKVSQVTPKTLRYYDEINLLKPTSTDVKSGYRYYDVSQLETILLIKRLKEYTFSLEEIKQVLESKQDQELLQVTINKKKKEISQKMQSYSRLLERITDDLSILERGNKIMSYLNTIEVKLTEVPEMNLLYLRKQMNVNEYGRYIGELFGRLTAEKFTPTGPPLTIYHSPDFDPENTDMELAVPIVEQNEQTRTFPVSLCAVSTYTGPYTELSSVYSKILKWIEEQGYIMNGAPFEIYQTDPNTTAPDKNIVEIYFPVAL
- a CDS encoding helix-turn-helix domain-containing protein, which translates into the protein MPPELLTIVLNDIEKNLDNSLTAECLANQVGYSVYYFYRQFSAAVGMSLSAYILNRRLKKVLYEIASGKKAIDTAFLYGFDTYAGFYKAFVKEYGCSPKRYLAIYKNELNEKKEREILLMNLNKHEIKTVLNNWLIDPVTTIEKCSTINGIQQEKMVWKIGSDAFLHHTMDRNGELKNIAIAEALAKQGFASSIPIPTINGQSFVENKALLVLKKGIKGSPLTVDTIFQKELYPIAYGTAIAQLHNAFIALEGQILCDPSNLFETVKKWALPDVENQVKQWNLAIPELFFNNYITIFSKLYTELPVQMIHRDPNFENILFLENKVNGFIDFDLVEQNIRLVDPCYCATSILSQMTSDRYDDWLPLLTLILKSYDQINPLTKAEKSAVFYVICGIQMICVTYFGDRDNDDLTFKKLAKANRDMLEFIVHKQKEIERIFD
- the hisZ gene encoding ATP phosphoribosyltransferase regulatory subunit; amino-acid sequence: MKWNRSLPSGTKDKLFREANGAYQLEQQVNDIVKKRGYQRIDTPVIEFEDVFYSEEKNEKEFYRFFDKQGRLLVLRPDMTMPIGRVIATTGIQPPLKLSYSGKVFRSNDDMLGEQNELTQAGIELIGYSSLKAEVECLSCAVEILEELEIPNFHFELGHAQIFRLIVTSLGLDETAKTELQTYFNHKSLTDLQRFVATYPSELDAFICAIPRLFGEVEEVLPVAKTLLPNESKIIPVIDELEKLMSIIKSYHETISLTVDLGLITLMDYYTGVLFNGYADLVPDIFLRGGRYDHLAEQFDHPMIPAVGLGINLDTLVTLQYQLNKLAALKPPTTLVHSSLAQLGRAESLVKEHPDYQLSLFETLEEAIEYAEKWQYRQVMEVLENKTHVIKVGDQN
- a CDS encoding AraC family transcriptional regulator gives rise to the protein MNIETIPSQRIFYIRRIGEYGTGNLKLMTTLKERLKQANLFNEDLVIYGIAWSGPNTPKEQCVYDVCVTVSASQKKIEGMEESVLESGKYAIYKVKHTKEAVQAFWMEWGQSDIQNKQSFVVDFDRPILERYRVKQIDTGYCEFCVPID
- a CDS encoding DUF4947 domain-containing protein gives rise to the protein MKKTVLFYGVLVLLLGGCAAKSESDSASSSSVKEASVSSTTSESSTKEAESTTSTKKRKSKKVKTPSSTTESSKKETVKQTEANGQLFVPNPEEDDEEVYYESSGDGNISAFVPDYSQYDKEQVISKLGEPSQIITDSAAIRDRLEESEWQLIKEQFDLGKLTEGQAKAFMFATKDLSLAAAISMELELLVYDDQSKPNVYLSENSVKFITPMTDYIEFTGKINTI
- a CDS encoding TraX family protein, with the protein product MNGNQLKLIMMGLMLLDHLVPLLPPQFSTPIHMLTRCVAVFFAFMAVEGFHYTSSRKKYLMRLYGWTAIMFTGNALINTLLIKEPMYYAYNNIFLTLAIGVTILTLIDFAIRIKEPFFKITSTLLVIILTLVTTLGLIPAEGGLVVIPFMLLSYFFRDNAKKRNISYLILAIPLIIMPLLGLPEYSFEMIKVQLEGNPEFLFLTVIPFIHLYNGQKGSNNPFFKYLFYVFYPLHIWVITLINWYLHS